One genomic window of Sphingobacterium oryzagri includes the following:
- a CDS encoding CinA family protein, with protein sequence MEMEYETTNYKEAVSSCSKLLAERNLTIAFAESATAGKLAYEFSLTAYSGAILKGAIVCYNACVKEDMLGISRETIAKYTPESAEVTREMCCSLQRKMPSEVSVAVTGLTAPGGSESTHKPVGTMFYCIMYNQTLHERHILLEGNPSDIVDQSIAAISRTLCAVLDPKW encoded by the coding sequence ATGGAAATGGAATATGAAACCACCAACTATAAAGAAGCTGTCTCCAGTTGCAGCAAACTACTTGCCGAACGAAACCTTACTATCGCTTTTGCAGAAAGTGCTACCGCAGGTAAGCTTGCCTATGAGTTTTCGCTGACCGCCTATTCCGGAGCCATTCTAAAAGGCGCAATTGTATGCTATAATGCGTGCGTCAAGGAAGATATGTTAGGTATTTCAAGGGAAACCATTGCAAAGTATACACCAGAGTCGGCAGAAGTCACCAGGGAAATGTGCTGTTCATTACAGCGTAAAATGCCATCCGAAGTAAGTGTTGCTGTCACTGGCTTAACAGCTCCCGGAGGAAGCGAAAGTACGCATAAGCCAGTGGGAACAATGTTTTACTGTATCATGTACAACCAAACGTTACATGAACGACACATTCTACTTGAAGGTAATCCTTCGGATATAGTAGACCAAT